GGTCCGGGCGATTGTCGAGAAGATCGTCCGGCGCGCCGTATTCCGGGGCGGGCGGCGGTTCGGGCAGCGCGTCGGCCCCTGGCGCGTGGTCGATCGCTCCGCCCAAAAGCTCCACGAGGACCGCCTCCGCTTCCACCACGCGCGCGCGCGCCGCGGGCCGTTGCGTCGCCGTCGCGGCAAGCTGCTGGCGTTGCTGCAACACGTCGAGCCCCGTACCCGCCGCCCGCTCGAAGCGAAGCTGCACCAGTTCGAGCATCTGCTCGTTGGCGGTGATTTGCGTTTCGATCGCGCCCGCCTGCATCCGCGCGGCCAACAGGTCGTACCACGCCAGCGCGACGGCAAGCGCCGTTGACGCCGCGCGCTCGTCGCGCGTCTCGAGCGCCGCGTCGGCCGCGCGCCCGAGCGCCGCGGAATTCCGGATGGTGCTTCCGAAGACGTCCACGTTCCAGCGCGCGGCAAGATACGCCGAGCCCGACTCCGTGGAATACGGCACCGACGACGAAAACGCGCTCGCCGCCGCGGCGCCGCTTGCGCCCGACGCGCCGGCGAACGATTCGCGCTCGCCCTCCGGATCGACATCCGTCCGCGTCGCGGCAAGATCGACGCTCACGGACGGAAGCGCCGGCGAAAGCGCGGCCGACGCCGTGGCGCGTTGTTCGCGCACCGCGTCGCGCGCGGCGGCAAGGCCGGGATTTTTCGCGAGCGCCTCGCGCACCAGCCGATCGAGCGTCGGGTCGTTCATCACCGTCCACCACGCCTCGCGCGGCGCCGATACGTCCGCCGATTCCGCGGCCGCGTCGTTCAATTCGGCCGTTTGCGCGAAGGCCGCCGGCGTCGCCAGCGCCGACATCGCGGCAAGCGCCGCGGCCGCAACGAGGGTTCTCATCGCCGGCCTCCTTTCGCCGCCGCCGGCTCGATGCCGTCGCAAAGCGCGTCCACCACCGACGCGACGTACGCATCCGCCCTGGGCAGCGCGAGCGCGCCGCCGGTGAAGTGCTGCGCCATCGCCCGGCTCTGGAACGCGCCAAGGAACATCATGGCGAGCGTTTGCGTCCGCCGCCCCGATACGAGGCCGCGCGCCGCCGCGCGCCGAAACCACAACGTCAGCGCGCGGTGCGCCAGCATCGCCGGCGGGATGGACCGCCGGGACGGCGGGTGCGCCAGCGCGCCGCACGCCCGCAGCACCGCGAAATTCGGCACGTATTCCTCGAAGTAGCGGTCAAACGCCCGGCCGATCTCGCGAAGTTGCGCCCGGATCGGCCGCGCATCCGGCCCGGACTCAAGGAGCGCGAGCCACGACGGCTCCTGGGGCGGGAACAGCGCGGCGAACATCAACTCGTCTTTGCTGTGGAATCGCTTGAAAAGCGCCGCCTGGCTGATGTTGGCGCGCTCGGCGATCGCCTCCGTGCTGACGGCGGGACCGCCCTCGCGAAAGCAATCGCGCGCGATCTTCAGGATGGTTTCGTCGCTGACATGGCGCGGCCGGCCCATGAAATCTCCCCCCGAACGAACGATCGCCCCGGCCCCCGACACCGGGGGCGATAAGTGAGTACGCACTTACTATCAATGCCGCCCGGCTGCGTCAAGACACCGCCGCGTCAAAGCGGGTTAATTCGTGAGGACGCAAACGGTGTGACGAGGGACGAGTGATGTGTGGCTAGCGTAAGCGCGCGAGCGTCCTGCGATTGAAGGCGCGGCGCGCTCAGCAATGTCGCAGCGTATTCGGCGATTGCGTAAACAGGATCCGCGATTCCATGCCGCGCGGCGCCATCGGTCCTAGGGGCAGGGATTTTCGCTTTCGGGAATATCGGGCGCCGGGTTCGGCTGCACGCCGCCCGTGCCGAAGCAGATCCCGTCCGGATCGCCTTCCGGCACGCCGGAATTCCAGTACTGCGTCCGCTTTTCGTATTCGTTGTGGGCGAAAAACTCGACCGCGCCCGTTTCGACGTACGACTCGTCGTCCGGCCAGCCCGTCACGCTGACGACGCCGTCGCAGATCGGGCCCGTGTACGTGATGCCGCCGCCGATTTCCGTCATCGTCACCGCGATGCCGTGTTGCTTGATCTCGAAAATTTCGGGGAACGGCCCCTCGCAGTAGGACGTGGCGTACGAGTAGCACATGTATTGGCCGTTGAAACGCTTTCCATCGAGTTGGTCGTTTTCCCAGAACAACCCCGGGTAACAACCCAGGCACTGGCAGGAACTCTGTGTGCGATGGCGGTTGTCGCAGTACTCCGAAACGCAATCGCCGTCCTCGCGACAGAAGGCGCCGTCGCTCCCGTCTCCCGCCGTCACCGCATCGCAGACATCGCGGCAGGTATCGTTCAGGCAGATCAGGTCGCCCACGCATTCCGCATCGGAGGCGCAGTCCTCGCCTTCTTCGGCGAGCTGGCGGCAGGTGCCGTTGATGCACATCAAAGAATCCTCGCAGTCGGCCACGTCGTCACACGGTTCGCCGGTCTGAAGGTCGTCATCGTCGTCGTCGCCG
The nucleotide sequence above comes from bacterium. Encoded proteins:
- a CDS encoding TolC family protein, with the translated sequence MRTLVAAAALAAMSALATPAAFAQTAELNDAAAESADVSAPREAWWTVMNDPTLDRLVREALAKNPGLAAARDAVREQRATASAALSPALPSVSVDLAATRTDVDPEGERESFAGASGASGAAAASAFSSSVPYSTESGSAYLAARWNVDVFGSTIRNSAALGRAADAALETRDERAASTALAVALAWYDLLAARMQAGAIETQITANEQMLELVQLRFERAAGTGLDVLQQRQQLAATATQRPAARARVVEAEAVLVELLGGAIDHAPGADALPEPPPAPEYGAPDDLLDNRPD
- a CDS encoding TetR/AcrR family transcriptional regulator; protein product: MGRPRHVSDETILKIARDCFREGGPAVSTEAIAERANISQAALFKRFHSKDELMFAALFPPQEPSWLALLESGPDARPIRAQLREIGRAFDRYFEEYVPNFAVLRACGALAHPPSRRSIPPAMLAHRALTLWFRRAAARGLVSGRRTQTLAMMFLGAFQSRAMAQHFTGGALALPRADAYVASVVDALCDGIEPAAAKGGRR